The genomic interval GCTGCCTATTTTATGGAGTATCCATTGGAAGTAGAGTTTATTGAGCATGTAAGATATTCTCATTACTACGGCAAGATATCTATGAGCATTCATAGCATGTTTGGAGAAGTACTGGGAAAATTTGTACATAATGCCATACAGCGAAACGAATTGATAAAATTGCCTTTTGAAGTATACTGGTCTGTAGCTTTTGCCCCACTCTACCAGTTAATTAAGTTTCATACCCAAGGTTTCAGCATGGCAAACGAACAGTTTCTTTTAACCGACCAAGTAATGATGCAGGCACTGCAATTGGTACTAAAGGCACTTAAACCCTAAAAAATATACTCTTTAAATGAATGAGTACTCATTTACTATAGCTGGTGATACAGAGGCTTCACCAACAAATTCGGCCTTACACATACTGGTATTCAAAACCAACATTCCCTCTAAAAAAGATGCAAAGAAGCTTGAACTAGCGCTGCAGAGGCTGAAAGGCGTATGCCGATGGAATCTAGACTTACTGGACATAGACAAGGTTTTGCGCATAGTAACCAGAGACTTAAAAGCACAGGAAATTATAGACTTAGTAACAAAATGCGGGTATTTCTGCGAGGAGCTTCCCGACTAACACTTATTGATTATTTTATTTATGCAAGACATAACCGGGCAAAACCCACCCAAAGAAACCTTTTCCAGGTATCAGGTTTTTGTTATCGCCATTCTGGCTATTTTACAATTCACTGTAATTCTCGATTTTATGGTACTCTCCCCACTGGGTGCCATTCTACTGGATGAGTTGCATATTAGTACATCGCAGTTTGGCCTAGTGGTGTCGGCCTATGCATTTAGTGCTGGAGCTTCCGGTTTGCTTGCCGCCGGCTTTGCAGATAAATTTGACCGCAAAAAGCTGCTGCTATTTTTTTATACAGGCTTTGTTGTAGGAACATTTCTTTGTGGCATAGCCCCCGATTATCATTTTCTGCTTATTGCCAGGGTGGTTACAGGTTTGTTTGGCGGGGTTATCAGTTCAATCAGTTATGCCATTATTGCCGATTTATTTCCATTAAAAATGCGGGGCCGGGTAATGGGTTTTGTGCAGATGGCATTTTCTACCAGTCAGATACTAGGTATTCCTATTGGCCTGGTACTGGCTAACCACTTTGGCTGGCACTCTACCTTTCTGATGATTGTGGGCGTAAGTATCGTGGTAGGCATATGTATTATACTGTATATGCAACCTATTACCACACATCTGCAGGTAAAATCTGAAACCAATGCATTTAGGCACCTGTTAAACACACTCAGTCAGACCGGCTATCTGCTTGCCTTTAGCACTACTACTTTACTGGCTACCGGCGGATTTATGCTGATGCCTTTCGGCAGTGCTTTTGCCATTCATAACCTGGGCATGAGAATGGAGCAATTGCCTTTACTGTATGGGATCACGGGCGTGTTTTCTATTGGATTCGGCCCCTTAATCGGCAAATTCAGTGACCAGATAGGCAAGTACCGCACATTTTTTATCGGCTCTGTAATTACTATAGTACTTGTGGCGATTTATAAC from Rhodocytophaga rosea carries:
- a CDS encoding MFS transporter, translating into MQDITGQNPPKETFSRYQVFVIAILAILQFTVILDFMVLSPLGAILLDELHISTSQFGLVVSAYAFSAGASGLLAAGFADKFDRKKLLLFFYTGFVVGTFLCGIAPDYHFLLIARVVTGLFGGVISSISYAIIADLFPLKMRGRVMGFVQMAFSTSQILGIPIGLVLANHFGWHSTFLMIVGVSIVVGICIILYMQPITTHLQVKSETNAFRHLLNTLSQTGYLLAFSTTTLLATGGFMLMPFGSAFAIHNLGMRMEQLPLLYGITGVFSIGFGPLIGKFSDQIGKYRTFFIGSVITIVLVAIYNNLGPTPFWLVVAINVGIFVGITARMIPAQALMTAIPKLKDRGAFMSVNSSVQQVSGGIGSAVAGLIVIQQGNTPIENYDKLGYVVIGAILIVMVLMYFVNRMVMSRQEEATKQSQAPDPVAEKA
- a CDS encoding TetR/AcrR family transcriptional regulator → MRTRDEQKEEAIRRQAIEIIAKEGLDGFSVNKLAKAAGVSVATLYIYYKDREDLIVELCRQVSTHMLECSLKNFNPDMNFEEGLRIQWINRAAYFMEYPLEVEFIEHVRYSHYYGKISMSIHSMFGEVLGKFVHNAIQRNELIKLPFEVYWSVAFAPLYQLIKFHTQGFSMANEQFLLTDQVMMQALQLVLKALKP